The Desmonostoc muscorum LEGE 12446 genome includes a region encoding these proteins:
- a CDS encoding tetratricopeptide repeat protein gives MQKLHQLLQDNKQVAIAAIAGMGGVGKTELALQYAIQQREIYNGGLCWLLAKTGDVGIQVVQFARTQLDLKPPEDFDLSAQVQYCWRLWRGGDVLLVLDDVSDYEQVKPYLQSLPSRFKVLMTTRQNLGRIPQLSLDVLQPEAALELLRSLLKETPQRIERELVIANQLCEWLGYLPLGVELVGRYLARKQDLSLAEMLRRLENKRLDERSLSKSKSEADMTAQRGVLAAFELSWQELEDDDKQLGCLLSLFAAAPIPWNLVEQCLPEEDAEDLEEIRDDSLLNLHLLQRKSEGVYQLHPLLREFFQYKCTGLEKAEEFKQSFCKVMVAVAKDIPDSPTLEQITAATPAIPHLAEVANNLIQYIADEDLPWAFIGNAGFYNGQGLYNQALPWYEQCLEVTKKRLGEEHPDVALSLNNLALLYHSQGRYSEAEPLYIQALALTRKLLGEEHPDVAQSLNNLAALYYSQGRYSEAEPLLIQALALTRKLLGEEHPHVAQSLNNLAVLYCSQGRYSEAEPLYIQALALTRKLLGEEHPNVAASLNNLAGLYDSQGRYSEAEPLYIQALDICERRLGVDHPNTVTVRESLAYLRDSFTSEQ, from the coding sequence TTGCAAAAACTCCACCAACTTTTGCAGGATAATAAACAAGTAGCAATAGCGGCTATTGCGGGGATGGGTGGAGTTGGGAAAACAGAACTCGCCCTGCAATATGCCATCCAGCAACGCGAAATATACAACGGTGGGCTTTGCTGGTTACTGGCAAAAACTGGGGATGTGGGCATTCAAGTTGTGCAGTTTGCCAGAACGCAGCTTGATTTAAAGCCGCCAGAAGATTTTGATTTATCCGCGCAAGTGCAATATTGCTGGCGGCTTTGGCGTGGTGGTGATGTGCTGCTAGTGTTGGATGATGTCAGCGACTACGAGCAAGTCAAGCCTTACTTACAGTCGCTACCTTCCCGGTTTAAAGTGTTGATGACTACGCGCCAGAACTTGGGACGCATCCCACAGTTATCTTTGGATGTGCTGCAACCAGAGGCGGCGCTGGAGTTGTTGAGGTCTTTACTCAAGGAAACACCACAGCGAATTGAGCGAGAATTAGTTATAGCAAATCAGTTGTGTGAGTGGCTGGGATATTTACCTTTGGGTGTGGAATTAGTGGGGCGCTATCTGGCGCGAAAACAGGATTTATCTTTAGCTGAGATGTTGCGGCGCTTGGAGAACAAGCGACTAGATGAGCGTTCTCTGTCTAAATCTAAGTCAGAAGCTGACATGACAGCACAACGAGGTGTGTTAGCAGCCTTTGAGTTGAGTTGGCAAGAATTAGAGGACGACGATAAACAATTGGGATGTTTATTGAGTTTATTTGCCGCCGCACCCATACCTTGGAACTTGGTGGAACAGTGTTTACCAGAAGAAGATGCGGAAGATTTAGAAGAAATTAGAGACGATAGCTTGCTGAATCTACATTTACTCCAGCGCAAAAGTGAGGGAGTTTACCAATTGCATCCACTGTTGCGGGAGTTTTTCCAATATAAATGTACAGGTTTAGAAAAGGCAGAGGAATTTAAGCAAAGTTTTTGCAAGGTAATGGTAGCAGTTGCTAAAGATATTCCTGACTCGCCCACCCTTGAGCAAATCACCGCCGCCACCCCTGCCATACCTCATTTAGCTGAGGTAGCAAACAATCTCATTCAATATATAGCCGATGAAGATTTACCTTGGGCATTCATTGGCAACGCTGGATTTTACAATGGTCAAGGTTTATATAACCAAGCTTTACCTTGGTATGAGCAGTGTTTAGAAGTAACTAAAAAACGTTTGGGTGAAGAACATCCAGATGTCGCACTTAGTCTCAACAACCTGGCGTTACTCTACCATTCCCAAGGCAGATACAGCGAAGCCGAACCCCTTTACATCCAAGCTTTGGCACTCACGCGCAAGCTGCTGGGTGAAGAACATCCAGATGTCGCACAAAGTCTCAACAACCTGGCGGCACTCTACTACTCCCAAGGCAGATACAGCGAAGCCGAACCCCTTTTAATCCAAGCATTGGCACTCACGCGCAAGCTGCTGGGTGAAGAACATCCACATGTCGCACAAAGTCTCAACAACCTGGCGGTACTCTACTGTTCCCAAGGCAGATACAGCGAAGCCGAACCCCTTTACATCCAAGCTTTGGCACTCACGCGCAAGCTGCTGGGTGAAGAACATCCAAATGTCGCAGCTAGTCTCAACAACCTGGCGGGACTCTACGACTCCCAAGGCAGATACAGCGAAGCCGAACCCCTTTACATCCAAGCATTAGATATTTGTGAGCGTCGGTTAGGGGTGGATCATCCTAATACTGTTACTGTACGTGAAAGTTTAGCATATTTGCGCGATTCTTTTACCTCAGAACAGTAA